AAGGTAAGCTTATTATGGGTGATGGAGCTTCATACCATAAAGTTGTGTTTAATGCAGTTTTCTTTAAACCTGAACAACAAGAAGTAATTGATGGTGAAGTTATCGAAATAGCTGAATTCGGTGCTTTTGTAAGAATTGGACCTATGGATGGTTTAGTTCATGTTTCTCAAGTTACTGATGATTATATTAACTATGATTCAAGAGGAGAAACTCTTATTGCAAGCGAATCTAACAAAACTCTTGGTGCAGGAGATTTAGTAAGATCCAGAATTGTAGCTATCAGTCTTAAAGATAATTCAACCAAAAATACTAAGATTGGTCTCACCATGAGACAAAACGGTTTAGGTAGGTTTGAATGGATTGAACAGGCTAAAGAAAAAAGTAAGAAGGGTAAAAAATGAAGGCTTGTACACAATGTAAAAGATTAACAACCAAAGACGTTTGTGATGTTTGCGGTAATCCCACTTCTGACAATTGGAGTGGTCTTTTAATTATAACTGATCCTGAAGAATCTGATTTAGCTAAAGAATTAAATATTGAACTTGCTGGTGAATACTGTTTAATCGTAAGATAGAAGGTTTTATTTTGTTCCGTTTAGATCCAGATTTAAATAAAGATGTAATATCTGAGCTTAAAAAGCCATTAGGTGATTTGTATCCTAATTTCGAGGATGCCTTGGATATTATTACATCAGCGAAATTTTTGATTTCAGCTGGAGATGAAACTTTTAATAATCTTATTGAACATAATATTCTACCAGATGTGGGAATTATTGACAATTTAATTCAAAGAAAGAGTCATGCTCATGATTTATCAAAATTGGACAATATTTTAAAGGCTAAAAATCCTGCAGGTACTATTACTGAGAATCTATGGGAAACCATAGAAAAATCTATAGAATTGGCTGATAAGGGTGATAATCAGGTAATTGTTGTAGATGGGGAAGAAGATCTTGCAGTTCTTCCTTGTATTCTAATAGCTCCTGAAGATACCATTGTTTTATATGGACAACCAAATGAGGGGTTAGTACTTTTAAATGTTTCTAATTTAAAGACAAAAGCTCAAGAGCTTTTAAACGGTTTTATAAAAGAATAGAGGTTTAACTATGGAAATTACTATTATTGAAGAAAAAGAAAACAAACTCTTTAACAGAAATGAAGTAAAGTTTTATGTAGAATATGAAGGAGAAGCAACTCCAAAACTTTTAGATGTTAAATCTAAATTAGTTGCTTTATTAAATACCAAAAAAGATTTAATTGTTGTAGATAACATCCAACCTCACTATGGTGAACCTAAAGCATTAGGTTATGCAAAAATCTACGCAACTCCTGAAGATTTAAAATACATTGAAACTGAAGCAGTTATTGCTAAAAATACTGAAGTTGAAGAACCTGCTGAAGAAGATGAAGAATAGATGGAGGGTTATAATATGAAAGTATCCAGTCTTTACAAAGTTGATGGAGATAAATTAGAAAGAAAAAATCCTATTTGTCCACGTTGTTCCGATGGTGTATTTATGGCTGATCATGGTGATAGATACGCATGTGGTAAATGTGGTTACACTGAAATTAAAAAAGATTAGATTTAATCTTTTTTTACACTATTTTTTTTTTAAAAGGTGATTATTGTGGCTATAAGAGATGGAAGGCTTAAAACTGAAATGACTGATGAGGCTGCTGAATATAATTCATCTTTAGAATTTGATAAAATTATTTTTGAAGCTGATATTAAAACTAATTTTGCTCACACTTCAATGCTCAAGCATCAAAAAATCATTGATGAAGAAACTGCTGATAAGATATTGGAAGCATTAGACAAGTTGAAAGAAGAAGGTTTGGATGCATTAGTTTTGGATCATTCAGTTGAAGACGTACATATGGCTATTGAAAAATATGTCATTGATATTGTAGGTCCTGAAGCAGGATTCATGCATACTGCAAAATCAAGAAACGATCAGGTTGCAACTGATTTGAGACTTGTTTTACGTGAAAGAATTAGAAGCATTCAGGTAGGAATCCTAAATTTCATTGAAGGAATAGTTGAATTTGCCAAAGACCATTTGGAAACCGTTTTCATTGGTTATACACACCTTCAGCATGCACAGCCTATTACCGTTGCACATCATTTGATGGCTCATGTTCAGGCTCTTAAAAGGGATTATGAACGTTTGGATGACACCTATAAAAGGGTAAATCTTAATCCTTTGGGTTCTGCAGCCATGACCACTACCAGTTTTCCTATTGATAGGGAATTAACCACCAAATTGCTTGGTTTTGACAGCTATCTTGAAAACTCTATGGATGGTGTTTCAGCAAGGGATTTCATTGCAGAAACAGTTTTTGACTTGTCTTGTTTATGCACTACTTTAGCTAAAATTTGCGAAGAGCTTATTTTATGGAGCACTTATGAATTCGGCATTGTTGAAATTGCAGATGAATACTCCTCTACTTCTTCAATCATGCCTCAAAAGAAAAATCCTGATATTGCAGAGCTTGCACGTGGAAAATCCACTGTTGTTACAGGAGAGTTAATGACTATTTTAAGCATTTTAAAAGCGATTCCATATACTTACAATAAGGATTTGCAAGAAATAACTCCTCATTTGTGGAATGCCTGTGATGTGGCAGAGTCCACATTAAGCATTGTAACTAAAATGTTGCTGTCAGTTGAATTCAATGAGGAAAGATGTTTGGAATTGGCTGGTAAAAACTTTGCTACTGCTACAGACTTGGCTGATATCATGGTTCGCGAAAGAGGCATTCCTTTCAGAACTGCACATCAGATTGTTGGTAGGATCGTTAATGAGGCTACAGAGCAGAATTTGGCTGAAGAGGATATTACTTCCCAATATGTTGATGATGTAGCTGTTGAATTGGGCTTTGAAAAGCTCGAGCTTGACGATGATTTGATTCAAAAGGCTCTTAATCCTTTGGAAAACGTTAAAATGAGAAAAGTTCCAGGAGGTCCTTCTCCTGAAATGGTTAAGTTAGCCATGACTAATATTTCTGATTTTTTAAACGAGGAATATGAGAAAAGAGGAATTTAATCTTCTTTTTCACTTTTTTCTTTTTTTAATTCTTCAACATAACTTTCATGTATTTCTTCTGCCATTTCGGCATTTCCTTCAATGATTGGCCCTATATATCCGCAGGTGTAGCATTTCCACATTGACCAGTTTTGGGGTATTATCCATTTTACTTTTGTTGATCCGCATCTTGGACAAATTTTAAATAACATACCTATCACCTATTTTTTTTTATTTGGTTTTGTAGAAACTCCATATTAAATCTAATGCCTCTCCGGGTTCCAGTGCCGCTGAACGTGTTTCCCTCAATATTCTTTGGATGGAATATTTCTTGTGGTATGGGTATTTTTTATGTGTTTCGTAAAGCAATGGACATCCAAAGCCTTCAAATTCCTGAACATTGTATTCTCGAGTTATTGTTTTTATTTCTTGTTTTCCTGCTGCCAAGCTTGCAGGGAGGTTGAGTCTTGTGATGTTTCCTTCCTGTTTTGTCAGGCATTGTGTTCCTGTTGACAGCATATCTCCAAATATTACGATTGGTATTTTGTTTTCAATTGCAAACTTGTTTACTTCCCTCTCTGTATTTTTTGAACATCTTCCGCAGGGATGGATGTTTCCACTTAACGATTCCTTTATTACATCGGAATAGTCTGTTTTGATGTAGTGGTGAGGGACATTCAATTGTTTCACTAGATTGTTGATGTTTTTTTTAAATTGATTTGGAAGTATTATTGTTCCGGGATTTACAGTTATGGAAATTGGATTGAAGCCTAATTTTTTTGCAAGAATTAGTGAAAAACTACTGTCTACTCCACCAGATAATGCAACTACTGCATCATGTGTTTCACTTTCATTTATTTCATGTTCTAACATATAGCTATTCAAATCAAATT
This genomic interval from Methanobrevibacter sp. contains the following:
- a CDS encoding DNA-directed RNA polymerase, producing the protein MTKIEDTVRIPPYRFDDPLEEVALQTLNDTYDGRLDKKLGLLICVNEIEEIGEGKLIMGDGASYHKVVFNAVFFKPEQQEVIDGEVIEIAEFGAFVRIGPMDGLVHVSQVTDDYINYDSRGETLIASESNKTLGAGDLVRSRIVAISLKDNSTKNTKIGLTMRQNGLGRFEWIEQAKEKSKKGKK
- the spt4 gene encoding transcription elongation factor subunit Spt4; translation: MKACTQCKRLTTKDVCDVCGNPTSDNWSGLLIITDPEESDLAKELNIELAGEYCLIVR
- a CDS encoding GTP-dependent dephospho-CoA kinase family protein, with amino-acid sequence MFRLDPDLNKDVISELKKPLGDLYPNFEDALDIITSAKFLISAGDETFNNLIEHNILPDVGIIDNLIQRKSHAHDLSKLDNILKAKNPAGTITENLWETIEKSIELADKGDNQVIVVDGEEDLAVLPCILIAPEDTIVLYGQPNEGLVLLNVSNLKTKAQELLNGFIKE
- a CDS encoding 30S ribosomal protein S24e; its protein translation is MEITIIEEKENKLFNRNEVKFYVEYEGEATPKLLDVKSKLVALLNTKKDLIVVDNIQPHYGEPKALGYAKIYATPEDLKYIETEAVIAKNTEVEEPAEEDEE
- a CDS encoding 30S ribosomal protein S27ae gives rise to the protein MKVSSLYKVDGDKLERKNPICPRCSDGVFMADHGDRYACGKCGYTEIKKD
- the argH gene encoding argininosuccinate lyase, which produces MAIRDGRLKTEMTDEAAEYNSSLEFDKIIFEADIKTNFAHTSMLKHQKIIDEETADKILEALDKLKEEGLDALVLDHSVEDVHMAIEKYVIDIVGPEAGFMHTAKSRNDQVATDLRLVLRERIRSIQVGILNFIEGIVEFAKDHLETVFIGYTHLQHAQPITVAHHLMAHVQALKRDYERLDDTYKRVNLNPLGSAAMTTTSFPIDRELTTKLLGFDSYLENSMDGVSARDFIAETVFDLSCLCTTLAKICEELILWSTYEFGIVEIADEYSSTSSIMPQKKNPDIAELARGKSTVVTGELMTILSILKAIPYTYNKDLQEITPHLWNACDVAESTLSIVTKMLLSVEFNEERCLELAGKNFATATDLADIMVRERGIPFRTAHQIVGRIVNEATEQNLAEEDITSQYVDDVAVELGFEKLELDDDLIQKALNPLENVKMRKVPGGPSPEMVKLAMTNISDFLNEEYEKRGI
- a CDS encoding 7-cyano-7-deazaguanine synthase translates to MYSKETLLDDINKIREQIGHEPNDIHIKDIHFDEKKNELWIITEDRPDKSSIIGKGGWVVGKLREKTGLNKIHVESYGDFLLKQYKLELSYRTLQNFDNNSVGIESLESLVSEKLEKLYQFDLNSYMLEHEINESETHDAVVALSGGVDSSFSLILAKKLGFNPISITVNPGTIILPNQFKKNINNLVKQLNVPHHYIKTDYSDVIKESLSGNIHPCGRCSKNTEREVNKFAIENKIPIVIFGDMLSTGTQCLTKQEGNITRLNLPASLAAGKQEIKTITREYNVQEFEGFGCPLLYETHKKYPYHKKYSIQRILRETRSAALEPGEALDLIWSFYKTK